A genomic stretch from Theobroma cacao cultivar B97-61/B2 chromosome 4, Criollo_cocoa_genome_V2, whole genome shotgun sequence includes:
- the LOC18601792 gene encoding LOW QUALITY PROTEIN: disease resistance protein RPP4 (The sequence of the model RefSeq protein was modified relative to this genomic sequence to represent the inferred CDS: deleted 1 base in 1 codon): MKLAREEISPALLKAIQESMISAIVFSENYASSSWCLEELSKIMEFKHTKVLLVVPIFYHVDPSDIRKQTGSFQQAFAEDEKNGIDKTMDFHLWFILFCYHPRLCLFGRHEPTIIEEIAQDVLKKLHRMSASDCEGLIGIGPQMEQIKSLLCVGDGESIRIIGIWGMGGTGKTTLAQAIYDEVFSPFESHYFLANVREKSEEPGGITPLRDKLLSNILKEKDLHISYPRIGSTFTIFRLRRKRVLAVFDDASEVEQREKLATRRDNFGPGSRIIVTSRDKQVLRNVVDDDALYEVQELNYDDSLRLFSLYAFKQNHPVDDFLDLSNRVLQYARGVPLALKVLGSALYQKTRVCWESVTKKLKEHPDQTIQKILKISYDGLDETEKCIFLDIACFFKGYDGDDVKKILDSCYSGGALGGITNLIDRSLLYDDGSNNLGMHDLLQEMGRNVVRSESRWPEERSRLWTFEDVSKVLKNNSGTKSIEGMCLNMSNIVEPIKLRATAFKRMIHLKFIKFYDSSEHRHSRKQKILLPAQRLKSLSDKLTYFHWENCPLKSVPSNFCPEILVQLILPESDIEQLWDGDQNLVNLRVLSLRESGNLVRIPNLSQATNLEILDLDRCRSLVERPCLNHLKSLKGLYIQFCRNLKKFPEVPCHLDSLYLTGTGIEEVPDSVEHLLQLRELHMGGSKVENVSSNIYKLGSLRTLNLYYCPIAEFPEVPRNLSSLILLELGMDGSRIQKLPSSIVRSLQILTVINCKYLKSLPELPPSLGSIPANGCISLEEVSFADHHQTRFDRSYQLNNFGHCFNLNHNAINNIVANGMLRIQRLAMQLAREFPRGPGQVACHFPGSEIPERFEHQSPNSSIIIKLDPNRCRRRFLGFALCIVVHCTEENYRGFFVECECKLKSIDDDDDRSLQIGRPWSFNDPPPLQHPDLVLIFFNGHKMFNSGEMFLEDKLYEEASFDFFRAIAADYAFGNHTNYVVKKCGVHVFYEDTVLYRKRSLSISDEDEPEPSSFKGEAEDLAQRLKKLRIDD, translated from the exons ATGAA ACTTGCAAGAGAGGAGATTTCTCCAGCGCTGTTGAAAGCAATCCAAGAGTCAATGATTTCGGCGATCGTTTTTTCCGAAAACTATGCTTCTTCATCATGGTGCTTGGAAGAACTCTCCAAGATAATGGAATTCAAGCATACAAAGGTACTGCTCGTGGTGCCCATTTTCTACCATGTTGACCCATCAGACATACGGAAACAAACTGGTAGTTTTCAACAGGCTTTTGCTGAAGATGAAAAGAATGGGATAGACAAG ACAATGGATTTTCATTTGTGGTTCATTCTATTTTGTTACCATCCTCGCCTTTGCTTATTTGGTAGGCATGAGCCCACAATCATTGAGGAAATTGCTCAAGATGTTCTAAAGAAGTTGCATCGCATGTCTGCAAGTGATTGTGAGGGACTGATTGGAATAGGTCCTCAAATGGAGCAAATTAAATCCTTGTTATGCGTTGGTGATGGGGAAAGCATTCGTATCATAGGAATTTGGGGGATGGGTGGTACAGGCAAAACAACTCTTGCTCAAGCTATTTATGATGAGGTCTTTTCCCCGTTTGAAAGTCACTACTTCCTGGCAAATGTTAGGGAAAAGTCAGAGGAACCTGGTGGAATCACTCCTCTACGGGATAAACTTCTTtccaatattttaaaagagaaAGACCTCCATATAAGTTATCCCAGAATAGGATCCACATTCACCATTTTTAGACTCCGTCGTAAGAGAGTTCTTGCTGTCTTTGATGATGCTAGTGAGGTTGAACAGCGAGAAAAGTTAGCTACTAGGCGCGATAACTTCGGTCCAGGAAGTAGAATTATTGTAACATCTAGGGATAAACAAGTCCTCAGAAAtgttgttgatgatgatgcatTATATGAGGTTCAGGAATTAAATTACGATGACTCTCTTCGGCTTTTCTCTCTGTATGCCTTCAAGCAAAACCATCCAGTCGATGATTTCTTGGATCTATCAAACAGAGTATTGCAATATGCCAGAGGTGTTCCATTAGCTCTCAAAGTATTGGGCTCAGCACTCTATCAAAAGACCAGAGTATGCTGGGAAAGTGTAACGAAGAAATTAAAGGAACATCCCGACCaaacaattcaaaaaattttgaagattagTTATGATGGATTAGATGAAACAGAGAAGTGCATATTTCTTGATATTGCATGCTTCTTTAAAGGGTATGATGGGGAcgatgtaaaaaaaatattagacaGTTGTTATAGTGGTGGTGCTCTTGGTGGAATTACCAACCTCATTGATAGAAGCCTATTATATGATGATGGATCTAACAACCTTGGGATGCATGATTTGCTACAAGAAATGGGTAGGAATGTTGTTCGTTCAGAATCCAGATGGCCTGAAGAACGTAGTCGATTATGGACTTTTGAAGATGTGTCTAAAGTGCTCAAAAACAATTCG GGGACTAAATCAATTGAAGGAATGTGCCTCAACATGTCCAATATTGTTGAGCCAATAAAGTTACGTGCTACGGCTTTTAAGAGAATGATTCATCTTAAATTTATCAAGTTCTATGACAGTAGTGAACACCGGCATTCTAGAAAGCAAAAGATTCTGCTTCCTGCACAACGTCTCAAATCACTATCCGATAAGCTGACTTATTTTCATTGGGAGAATTGCCCGTTGAAATCTGTGCCATCAAATTTTTGTCCAGAG ATCTTGGTTCAATTAATATTACCTGAGAGCGATATTGAACAACTTTGGGATGGAGACCAG AATCTTGTGAATTTAAGAGTGCTCTCCCTTAGAGAGTCTGGAAATTTAGTCAGGATCCCAAATCTCTCACAAGCCACAAACCTTGAAATATTAGACCTTGATAGGTGCAGAAGTTTGGTTGAACGTCCGTGCCTGAATCATTTGAAATCTCTCAAAGGACTATATATTCAGTTCTGTCGTAATCTCAAGAAATTTCCTGAGGTCCCGTGTCATTTAGATTCATTGTATTTAACTGGAACTGGGATAGAAGAAGTGCCTGATTCGGTTGAGCATCTCCTCCAACTTAGAGAGTTGCACATGGGTGGCTCGAAGGTTGAAAATGTTTCCAGCAATATCTATAAGCTGGGCTCTTTGAGAACTCTAAACCTCTATTATTGCCCAATCGCCGAATTCCCAGAAGTTCCAAGGAACTTATCGAGCTTAATATTGCTCGAATTAGGTATGGACGGCTCAAGGATTCAAAAACTACCGAGCAGTATCGTTAGAAGCCTTCAAATCCTAACCGTGATCAATTGCAAATACCTTAAATCATTACCGGAGCTTCCACCGAGTCTAGGATCTATACCTGCCAATGGCTGCATATCATTAGAAGAAGTATCGTTCGCAGATCACCATCAAACTAGATTCGATCGGAGCTATCAGCTGAACAACTTTGGTCATTGCTTCAACCTGAATCATAATGCAATCAACAACATTGTAGCTAATGGAATGCTCAGAATTCAGCGCTTGGCAATGCAATTGGCAAGGGAGTTTCCTCGTGGACCAGGACAAGTAGCTTGTCATTTTCCTGGAAGTGAAATACCAGAAAGGTTTGAGCATCAGAGCCCAAATTCTTCTATAATTATCAAGCTAGATCCAAATAGGTGTCGTAGGAGATTCTTGGGTTTTGCTCTATGCATTGTGGTTCACTGTACTGAAGAAAACTACAGGGGCTTTTTTGTTGAATGCGAATGCAAACTGAAAAGCatagatgatgatgatgatcgTAGTTTACAAATTGGTAGGCCATGGAGTTTTAATGATCCGCCACCTTTGCAGCACCCAGATCTggtgttaattttttttaatggccATAAAATGTTTAATAGCGGTGAAATGTTTTTGGAAGACAAGCTATACGAGGAGGCATCATTTGATTTCTTCAGGGCAATTGCTGCTGATTACGCCTTTGGAAATCATACTAATTACGTTGTGAAGAAATGTGGTGTCCATGTATTCTACGAGGATACAGTCTTGTATCGCAAAAGAAGTTTAAGCATTAGTGATGAAGATGAACCAGAGCCTTCAAGTTTTAAAGGTGAAGCGGAAGACTTAGCTCAGAGGCTGAAGAAGCTGAGGATAGATGACTGA